A stretch of Henckelia pumila isolate YLH828 chromosome 4, ASM3356847v2, whole genome shotgun sequence DNA encodes these proteins:
- the LOC140863063 gene encoding phototropic-responsive NPH3 family protein NPY4-like, whose product MKFMKLGSKPDQFKTDGDNVRYVATELATDLVISVGDTKFYLHKFPLLSKSLRLQRLVYGGSDEHDNEINIHDIPGGPGAFEICAKFCYGMAVTLNAYNVVAARCAAEYLEMYETIEKGNIIYKIDVFLTSTIFRSWKDSIIVLQTVKSFLPWSEELKIISHCLDAIAIKASIHPSKVDWSYTYNRKKILSENGNETQWNGVKKQPTVPNDWWVEDLCELQIDLYKRVITTIRANGRITADIIGESLKSYALRRLPSFSKGTAQGGDLEKYKYLIETIISLLPAEKSCVPCSFLLKLLEASIILECGEMVRRELMQRIGQKLDEATVGDILWQSTTGETTLYSIDLVLEMVEQFVMQEHSAQNHSAEDHEFRVVCVGFTSDASKIKVAKLVDGYLAEAAKDPSLPLSKFVELAEMVSSFPRSSHEGIYRAIDMYLKERSGLTKSEKKRICSLMDCSKLSADACAHAVQNERLPLRVVMQVLFFEQAKASGAGGGSSRALLPGTSYGSSSSTTTNTSDDWDGNQTSEELKTLKGELESLSIKSKGGGETDAKANTEKVADKKAKKVFARLWSNKDRKGENSSSDTSESPCSTSIEETRSTPSTTKMQSS is encoded by the exons ATGAAATTTATGAAGCTTGGATCGAAGCCCGACCAGTTTAAGACGGATGGGGATAATGTCAG ATATGTAGCGACAGAGTTGGCAACTGACCTGGTCATCAGCGTGGGGGATACTAAATTCTATCTCCACAAG TTTCCCCTTCTCTCGAAAAGTTTACGCCTTCAGAGGCTCGTTTATGGTGGAAGTGATGAACATGACAATGAAATTAACATCCATGATATTCCTGGTGGACCTGGTGCATTTGAAATCTGTGCGAAGTTCTGTTATGGCATGGCAGTGACGCTCAATGCATATAATGTGGTCGCAGCACGATGTGCTGCTGAGTATCTTGAAATGTATGAAACCATTGAGAAAGGAAATATCATTTACAAGATCGACGTGTTTCTTACTTCTACCATTTTTCGTAGCTGGAAAGACTCGATAATTGTGCTTCAGACGGTGAAATCTTTTCTTCCTTGGTCCGAGGAACTGAAGATCATTAGCCACTGCTTAGATGCAATTGCAATCAAAGCTTCTATCCACCCTTCAAAAGTCGACTGGTCGTACACTTATAACCGTAAAAAGATTTTATCTGAGAATGGAAATGAGACACAGTGGAATGGTGTGAAAAAACAACCAACGGTTCCGAATGATTGGTGGGTAGAAGACCTCTGTGAACTTCAAATCGATTTGTATAAGCGAGTTATAACTACAATAAGAGCAAATGGAAGAATTACTGCAGACATTATTGGAGAATCATTAAAATCATATGCTTTAAGAAGACTTCCAAGTTTTAGCAAAGGCACCGCTCAAGGGGGTGATCTCGAAAAGTACAAATACTTGATTGAAACCATTATATCATTGCTGCCAGCCGAAAAAAGTTGTGTCCCCTGTAGCTTTTTGCTTAAGTTATTGGAAGCATCTATTATTTTGGAATGCGGAGAGATGGTAAGAAGGGAGCTCATGCAAAGAATTGGACAGAAACTCGATGAGGCAACCGTCGGTGATATTCTGTGGCAATCTACAACTGGTGAAACGACTTTGTACAGCATAGATTTAGTACTCGAGATGGTTGAACAGTTTGTGATGCAAGAACATAGTGCGCAGAATCATTCAGCCGAAGATCATGAATTCCGGGTGGTGTGTGTAGGATTTACTTCGGATGCTTCCAAGATTAAGGTGGCCAAGTTGGTTGATGGATACCTGGCTGAAGCGGCTAAAGATCCATCTTTGCCTCTATCCAAATTCGTGGAGCTAGCAGAAATGGTGTCTAGCTTTCCAAGATCATCCCATGAAGGAATATATCGCGCTATTGACATGTACCTCAAG GAGCGCTCGGGCTTGACCAAGAGCGAGAAAAAGAGGATTTGCTCCTTAATGGATTGCAGCAAGCTATCAGCCGATGCCTGTGCTCATGCGGTGCAAAACGAAAGGCTACCTTTACGAGTTGTCATGCAGGTACTTTTCTTTGAGCAAGCCAAGGCATCTGGCGCTGGTGGTGGCTCTTCTAGAGCTTTACTCCCTGGTACATCCTATGGCAGCTCGAGTTCCACAACAACCAACACCTCCGACGACTGGGATGGCAACCAGACATCTGAGGAACTGAAGACCTTAAAAGGGGAGCTCGAATCTTTGAGCATAAAAAGCAAGGGAGGTGGTGAAACTGATGCCAAGGCGAACACAGAAAAAGTAGCCGATAAAAAAGCAAAGAAGGTTTTCGCGAGACTCTGGTCGAACAAAGATAGAAAAGGCGAAAACAGCAGCTCGGATACATCTGAGAGCCCCTGTTCTACCAGCATCGAAGAAACAAGATCCACGCCTTCAACAACGAAGATGCAATCCTCTTGA
- the LOC140863064 gene encoding uncharacterized protein isoform X2 encodes MDPKYSGDMFKHLEKQNELLMDAYRSMSHELHRLQVEEEMLMRKYYEYMAAQGLIEKKNDNTNVASNKKTGEGVVDNGTDEEES; translated from the exons ATGGATCCTAAGTACTCGGGAGATATGTTTAA GCACTTGGAGAAGCAGAATGAGCTTCTAATGGACGCATACAGGTCGATGTCCCATGAATTGCATAGGCTCCAG GTAGAGGAAGAAATGCTGATGCGCAAGTATTACGAGTACATGGCTGCTCAAGGGTTAATTGAGAAG AAGAACGATAATACTAACGTAGCAAGCAACAAGAAGACTGGCGAAGGAGTTGTTGATAACGGGACTGATGAAGAAGAGTCATGA
- the LOC140863064 gene encoding uncharacterized protein isoform X1 — translation MDPKYSGDMFKHLEKQNELLMDAYRSMSHELHRLQVFVLICLVEEEMLMRKYYEYMAAQGLIEKKNDNTNVASNKKTGEGVVDNGTDEEES, via the exons ATGGATCCTAAGTACTCGGGAGATATGTTTAA GCACTTGGAGAAGCAGAATGAGCTTCTAATGGACGCATACAGGTCGATGTCCCATGAATTGCATAGGCTCCAGGTTTTTGTTTTGATCTGTTTG GTAGAGGAAGAAATGCTGATGCGCAAGTATTACGAGTACATGGCTGCTCAAGGGTTAATTGAGAAG AAGAACGATAATACTAACGTAGCAAGCAACAAGAAGACTGGCGAAGGAGTTGTTGATAACGGGACTGATGAAGAAGAGTCATGA